The Sylvia atricapilla isolate bSylAtr1 chromosome 10, bSylAtr1.pri, whole genome shotgun sequence genome contains a region encoding:
- the SLC2A2 gene encoding solute carrier family 2, facilitated glucose transporter member 2, which yields MQTEKHLTGTLVLSVFTAVLGFFQYGYSLGVINAPQKVIEAHYAHVLGIVPPHRYATNASREGGTCLQAGTEGTLPTPNDIREDLATSSHILTMYWSLSVSVFAIGGVVSSFTVGWIGDRLGRVKAMLVVNILSIAGNLLMGLAKFGPSHILIISGRAVTGLYCGLSSGLVPMYVSEVSPTALRGALGTLHQLAIVTGILFSQVLGLDFLLGNDEMWPLLLGLSGVAALLQFFLLLLCPESPRYLYIKLGKVEEAKKNLRRLRGNYDPMKEIEEMEKEKQEAASEKKVSIRQLFTSSKYRQAVIVALMVQISQQFSGINAIFYYSTNIFERAGVDQPVYATIGVGVVNTVFTVISVFLVEKAGRRSLFLAGLMGMLISAVVMTVGLVLLSQFAWMSYVSMVAIFLFVIFFEVGPGPIPWFIVAELFSQGPRPAAIAVAGFCNWACNFIVGMCFQYIADLCGPYVFAIFASLLLIFFLFAYSKVPETKGKSFEEIAAVFRRKKLSAKAMTELQDLRHSEEA from the exons atgcagaCAGAGAAG cacctcaCAGGAACATTGGTCCTCTCCGTCTTCACTGCGGTGTTGGGCTTCTTCCAGTATGGCTACAGCCTGGGAGTCATCAACGCCCCCCAGAAG GTGATAGAAGCGCACTATGCGCATGTGCTGGGCATTGTACCCCCGCACAGATACGCCACCAATGCCTCTCGGGAGGGTGGCACATGCCTccaggctggcacagagggCACACTGCCAACCCCAAATGACATCCGTGAGGACCTTGCTACCTCCTCACACATCCTCACCATGTACTGGTCCCTGTCCGTGTCCGTGTTCGCCATCGGTGGCGTGGTCTCCTCCTTCACCGTGGGCTGGATCGGCGACCGGCTCGGGAG gGTGAAAGCCATGCTGGTGGTGAACATCCTCTCCATTGCTGGGAACCTCCTCATGGGGCTGGCGAAATTTGGGCCATCCCACATCCTCATCATCTCCGGGAGAGCGGTCACAGGGCTGTATTGCG GGCTCTCCTCTGGCCTGGTGCCCATGTATGTCAGCGAGGTCTCTCCCACGGCCCTTCGAGGAGCGCTGGGGACGCTGCACCAGCTCGCAATCGTCACGGGTATCCTCTTCAGCCAG GTCCTTGGATTAGACTTTCTTCTGGGCAATGATGAGATGTGGCCCCTGCTCCTTGGTCTGTCTGGTGtggctgccctgctgcagtTCTTCCTGCTCCTACTGTGCCCTGAGAGCCCCCGATACCTTTACATCAAACTGGGGAAGGTAGAAGAAGctaaaaaaa atttGAGAAGGCTTAGAGGAAACTATGATCCAATGAAAGAGAttgaagagatggaaaaggaaaagcaagaagctGCTAGTGAAAAGAAAGTCTCCATAAGACAGCTTTTCACCTCTTCCAAGTACAGGCAGGCTGTCATTGTGGCGCTGATGGTGCAAATATCCCAGCAGTTCTCGGGAATCAACGCG ATCTTTTACTACTCCACAAACATTTTCGAGAGAGCTGGGGTTGACCAACCAGTTTATGCAACCATCGGTGTTGGAGTGGTGAACACGGTCTTCACTGTTATCTCT GTCTTTCTGGTGGAGAAGGCTGGCAGGAGGTCCCTCTTCCTGGCAGGTTTGATGGGCATGTTAATCAGTGCCGTGGTCATGACAGTTGGGCTTGTGCTTCTG AGCCAGTTTGCCTGGATGAGCTATGTCAGCATGGTCGCAATCTTCCTCTTCGTCATCTTCTTTGAAGTGGGGCCTGGGCCCATCCCCTGGTTTATCGTAGCCGAGCTGTTCAGCCAGGGCCCGCGCCCTGCCGCCATCGCCGTCGCCGGCTTCTGCAACTGGGCCTGCAACTTCATCGTGGGAATGTGTTTCCAGTACATAGCG GATCTGTGTGGACCATACGTGTTTGCGATCTTCGCGAGTCTGCTCCTCATCTTCTTCCTGTTTGCGTATTCCAAAGTCCCGGAGACAAAAGGAAAGTCCTTTGAGGAGATTGCAGCTGTGTTCCGCCGCAAGAAGCTCTCGGCCAAAGCCATGACTGAGCTGCAAGACCTGCGACACAGCGAGGAGGCATAG